Proteins from a single region of Neodiprion virginianus isolate iyNeoVirg1 chromosome 4, iyNeoVirg1.1, whole genome shotgun sequence:
- the LOC124303278 gene encoding choline transporter-like 2 isoform X2 yields MVDKHGDRMQFDPKYRGPLKGRSCTDCFCLIIFSAFVVGWAVIGYYAYTYGDIDTLVYPTDSEGRICGRHKDVEDRPYLVFFDLTKCVAVTSVTQGCDTPQVCVPECPTDNFVWQLNSSILANNLTALRTAMICKTGIEVDTATADQLATYVSNDVCAQWYLTSTSVTGRCIPNGIPELFVNYTMTVADLEEASTYIELLVQVEIIVLNIYHDIIATGWTIASILGISAAISLIYIILLRWLATPVIFLSIIGLCLLLGYSTYQFYELYTAEESTFWLVLTIICGIILAIVLLIAICLRNRIRLACKLIGEASKAVSSTTSTLIFPVVPWVVEILLVVYAILAATYLVSIKVQTYSVKLGGNCSCPEDLGYTNGTTCDQTTFNSSCTENGDYCISGGCYLNTTSRPWFSNYLHAYNVVAVLWLVFFATAFGEMALAGTFATWYWTFKKSKVPFFTLTSSCWRTLRYHLGTLAVGSLIITICRLIRWVLEWIDVKLKQYDNEVVRFLVKCMKCCFWLLEKFLKFINRNAYIMCAVHGKGFCASAKSAFNLLMRNILRVFVLDKITDLLLLIGKVLVTGGMAWGTWWYTKNYLVVTYWYVPVVLVGVGTYLVASVFFSVYSTAVDTLFLCFLEDCERNDGTPEKPYYMNKGLLKILRK; encoded by the exons ATGGTCGACAAACATG GTGATAGGATGCAGTTCGATCCAAAATATCGAGGACCTCTAAAGGGCAGATCATGTACAGATTGCTTTTGCTTGATTATCTTCTCAGCATTTGTGGTAGGATGGGCGGTAATTGGATATTACG CTTATACTTATGGAGATATAGATACGTTAGTATACCCAACTGATAGTGAAGGAAGGATATGCGGTAGGCATAAAGATGTCGAGGACAGACCAtatttggtattttttgatCTGACAAAATGTGTAGCGGTCACGTCTGTGACCCAAGGATGCGATACGCCGCAGGTATGCGTGCCGGAGTGTCCGACAGATAATTTTGTGTGGCAGTTGAATTCGTCAATTTTGGCAAATAACTTGACCGCATTAAGAACCGCAATGATATGCAAGACTGGAATTGAAGTGGATACAGCGACGGCAGACCAGCTTGCTACCTACGTTTCAAACGACGTGTGTGCTCAGTGGTATCTGACCAGTACTTCTGTAACTGGTCGTTGTATTCCAAACGGAATTCCGGAACTGTTTGTCAATTATACAATGACTGTAGCTGACCTAGAAGAAGCATCCACATATATCGAGTTACTGGTTCAGGTCGAAATAATTGTACTAAATATCTACCACGATATCATAGCAACTGG ATGGACCATTGCATCGATCCTTGGTATCAGTGCCGCCATAAGTCTGATCTACATAATATTACTGCGCTGGTTGGCCACTCCGGTTATTTTCCTATCAATCATCGGGCTCTGCTTGCTACTTGGATATAGCACTTACCAATTTTACGAACTATATACAGCCGAAGAGTCTACTTTTTGGTTGGTTCTTACAATAATCTGTGGCATAATCTTAGCTATAGTTCTGCTGATAGCAATCTGTCTGCGCAATAGAATACGACTTGCTTGTAAACTGATTGGAGAAGCTAGCAA AGCAGTATCCAGCACTACTTCAACACTAATCTTCCCGGTTGTTCCGTGGGTGGTAGAAATTCTATTGGTAGTATACGCGATACTCGCCGCCACATACTTGGTATCGATAAAAGTACAGACCTACTCTGTGAAACTTGGCGGCAACTGTTCTTGTCCTGAAGATCTCGGTTATACTAACGGTACGACTTGTGACCAGACAACGTTCAACAGCAGTTGCACAGAAAATGGTGATTACTGTATATCTGGCGGATGTTACTTGAACACCACAAGCAGACCATGGTTCTCAAATTACTTGCACGCCTACAACGTCGTTGCAGTATTATGGTTGGTTTTCTTTGCCACAGCCTTTGGAGAAATGGCATTGGCTGGAACTTTTGCTACCTGGTACTGGACCTTCAAAAAGTCCAAAGTACCTTTTTTCACACTAACCAGCAGCTGCTGGCGAACACTCAG ATATCACCTGGGCACCTTGGCAGTTGGATCTCTAATCATAACAATTTGCCGGTTGATAAGATGGGTGTTGGAATGGATCGATGTAAAGCTGAAGCAATACGACAATGAAGTTGTAAGATTCCTTGTAAAATGCATGAAATGTTGCTTCTGGTTGCTGGAGAAGTTCCTTAAGTTCATCAATAGAAATGCGTACATAATGTGTGCAGTACATGGAAAAGGTTTTTGCGCCTCAGCAAAAAGCGCCTTTAATCTACTtatgagaaatattttgcgaGTCTTCGTCCTCGACAAG ATTACAGATTTGCTGCTTCTGATAGGAAAGGTATTAGTCACTGGTGGTATGGCTTGGGGAACCTGGTGGTacacgaaaaattatttggtTGTCACTTACTGGTACGTCCCAGTGGTCCTGGTTGGCGTAGGAACCTACTTAGTAGCGTCGGTATTCTTTAGTGTATATTCTACAGCAGTTGACACTCTGTTTCTCTGCTTCCTTGAGGACTGCGAACGCAATGACGGAACACCTGAAAAGCCTTACTACATGAACAAAGGTCTGCTGAAGATTTTACGTAAATAA
- the LOC124303278 gene encoding choline transporter-like 2 isoform X1: MRVLCELPKKDYAKPNDPQLFSNFSTSNFCDSFEHYACNSKTSLISIVKCKQYRLYRYFPIPGDRMQFDPKYRGPLKGRSCTDCFCLIIFSAFVVGWAVIGYYAYTYGDIDTLVYPTDSEGRICGRHKDVEDRPYLVFFDLTKCVAVTSVTQGCDTPQVCVPECPTDNFVWQLNSSILANNLTALRTAMICKTGIEVDTATADQLATYVSNDVCAQWYLTSTSVTGRCIPNGIPELFVNYTMTVADLEEASTYIELLVQVEIIVLNIYHDIIATGWTIASILGISAAISLIYIILLRWLATPVIFLSIIGLCLLLGYSTYQFYELYTAEESTFWLVLTIICGIILAIVLLIAICLRNRIRLACKLIGEASKAVSSTTSTLIFPVVPWVVEILLVVYAILAATYLVSIKVQTYSVKLGGNCSCPEDLGYTNGTTCDQTTFNSSCTENGDYCISGGCYLNTTSRPWFSNYLHAYNVVAVLWLVFFATAFGEMALAGTFATWYWTFKKSKVPFFTLTSSCWRTLRYHLGTLAVGSLIITICRLIRWVLEWIDVKLKQYDNEVVRFLVKCMKCCFWLLEKFLKFINRNAYIMCAVHGKGFCASAKSAFNLLMRNILRVFVLDKITDLLLLIGKVLVTGGMAWGTWWYTKNYLVVTYWYVPVVLVGVGTYLVASVFFSVYSTAVDTLFLCFLEDCERNDGTPEKPYYMNKGLLKILRK; this comes from the exons ATG AGAGTTTTGTGTGagttaccaaaaaaggattaTGCCAAACCGAACGATCCACaactgttttcaaatttttcaacaagcAACTTCTGCGATAGTTTTGAGCACTATGCTTGTAACTCAAAAACTTCTTTAATTTCTATTGTAAAATGTAAGCAGTACCGTCTCTATCGATACTTTCCCATTCCAG GTGATAGGATGCAGTTCGATCCAAAATATCGAGGACCTCTAAAGGGCAGATCATGTACAGATTGCTTTTGCTTGATTATCTTCTCAGCATTTGTGGTAGGATGGGCGGTAATTGGATATTACG CTTATACTTATGGAGATATAGATACGTTAGTATACCCAACTGATAGTGAAGGAAGGATATGCGGTAGGCATAAAGATGTCGAGGACAGACCAtatttggtattttttgatCTGACAAAATGTGTAGCGGTCACGTCTGTGACCCAAGGATGCGATACGCCGCAGGTATGCGTGCCGGAGTGTCCGACAGATAATTTTGTGTGGCAGTTGAATTCGTCAATTTTGGCAAATAACTTGACCGCATTAAGAACCGCAATGATATGCAAGACTGGAATTGAAGTGGATACAGCGACGGCAGACCAGCTTGCTACCTACGTTTCAAACGACGTGTGTGCTCAGTGGTATCTGACCAGTACTTCTGTAACTGGTCGTTGTATTCCAAACGGAATTCCGGAACTGTTTGTCAATTATACAATGACTGTAGCTGACCTAGAAGAAGCATCCACATATATCGAGTTACTGGTTCAGGTCGAAATAATTGTACTAAATATCTACCACGATATCATAGCAACTGG ATGGACCATTGCATCGATCCTTGGTATCAGTGCCGCCATAAGTCTGATCTACATAATATTACTGCGCTGGTTGGCCACTCCGGTTATTTTCCTATCAATCATCGGGCTCTGCTTGCTACTTGGATATAGCACTTACCAATTTTACGAACTATATACAGCCGAAGAGTCTACTTTTTGGTTGGTTCTTACAATAATCTGTGGCATAATCTTAGCTATAGTTCTGCTGATAGCAATCTGTCTGCGCAATAGAATACGACTTGCTTGTAAACTGATTGGAGAAGCTAGCAA AGCAGTATCCAGCACTACTTCAACACTAATCTTCCCGGTTGTTCCGTGGGTGGTAGAAATTCTATTGGTAGTATACGCGATACTCGCCGCCACATACTTGGTATCGATAAAAGTACAGACCTACTCTGTGAAACTTGGCGGCAACTGTTCTTGTCCTGAAGATCTCGGTTATACTAACGGTACGACTTGTGACCAGACAACGTTCAACAGCAGTTGCACAGAAAATGGTGATTACTGTATATCTGGCGGATGTTACTTGAACACCACAAGCAGACCATGGTTCTCAAATTACTTGCACGCCTACAACGTCGTTGCAGTATTATGGTTGGTTTTCTTTGCCACAGCCTTTGGAGAAATGGCATTGGCTGGAACTTTTGCTACCTGGTACTGGACCTTCAAAAAGTCCAAAGTACCTTTTTTCACACTAACCAGCAGCTGCTGGCGAACACTCAG ATATCACCTGGGCACCTTGGCAGTTGGATCTCTAATCATAACAATTTGCCGGTTGATAAGATGGGTGTTGGAATGGATCGATGTAAAGCTGAAGCAATACGACAATGAAGTTGTAAGATTCCTTGTAAAATGCATGAAATGTTGCTTCTGGTTGCTGGAGAAGTTCCTTAAGTTCATCAATAGAAATGCGTACATAATGTGTGCAGTACATGGAAAAGGTTTTTGCGCCTCAGCAAAAAGCGCCTTTAATCTACTtatgagaaatattttgcgaGTCTTCGTCCTCGACAAG ATTACAGATTTGCTGCTTCTGATAGGAAAGGTATTAGTCACTGGTGGTATGGCTTGGGGAACCTGGTGGTacacgaaaaattatttggtTGTCACTTACTGGTACGTCCCAGTGGTCCTGGTTGGCGTAGGAACCTACTTAGTAGCGTCGGTATTCTTTAGTGTATATTCTACAGCAGTTGACACTCTGTTTCTCTGCTTCCTTGAGGACTGCGAACGCAATGACGGAACACCTGAAAAGCCTTACTACATGAACAAAGGTCTGCTGAAGATTTTACGTAAATAA
- the LOC124303279 gene encoding WD repeat-containing protein 46 — MEASAKDAEGKHLNEIVTIVDISRPKWRRKHDDVRSLRLNKRGKYPGKAPVAKEKLEKHSRGPGINLTSNRSGIRTKVHRDRWEKKERAIEYSTEQAARTELLLTEAQGFLEPDAGETTTQYTQGQIAENVDITSATKQFNINLDFGSYRLRYTRNGRHLILGGKLGHVAAFDWVTKTLACEMNVMESVHDVAWLHIETMFAVAQKQWVHIYDNQGIEIHCLKNMNKVTRLEFLPYHFLLASASEEGYLAWLDVSIGKMISRYNTKLGNLSVMTQNPSNAILCVGHAKGVVSMWSPNTREPVAKMLCHKQAIAACAVHPHGTYMATSCPDRSLRIWDVRKLSGPLHTLVLRSAAQELSYSQKGLLSVASGNIVEVYKDWVENGKPYLRHKSSWGITGQQFCPYEDVLGIATAKGFQSLLVPGSAEANFDALESNPFQTKSQRREAEVKALLDKIQPELITLEPSAVAEVDLPTMRDQFEAKKKLLHLKPKKINFEPRKTKAKGKGGTAKIVKTKKILKDLSRQETIKTMHEDRAVRCTANKLLPGKSHGVLDRFLPKTMQNTN; from the exons ATGGAAGCGTCAGCGAAAGATGCGGAGGGTAAACATCTTAACGAAATCGTCACAATAGTCGACATTAGCCGTCCGAAATGGAGACGTAAACACGACGACGTGAGATCATTGAGGTTAAACAAAAGGGGTAAATACCCAGGCAAGGCGCCAGTGGCCAAGGAGAAGCTAGAAAAGCACAGCAGAGGGCCGGGGATAAATTTGACATCGAATCGCAGTGGAATTCGTACTAAGGTTCACAGGGATCGTtgggaaaaaaaggaacgtgCCATAGAATACTCAACCGAACAGGCTGCACGTACGGAATTGCTTCTGACCGAGGCGCAAGGGTTTCTGGAACCCGATGCTGGGGAAACCACGACTCAGTATACGCAGGGTCAGATTGCAGAGAATGTCGATATTACAAGCGCCACTAAACAATTCAATATTAATCTGGACTTCGGTTCTTATCGCCTTCGATACACACGGAACGGTAGACATCTGATTCTTGGAGGAAAACTAGGTCATGTAGCAGCTTTCGATTGGGTAACTAAAACTCTGGCATGCGAGATGAATGTCATGGAGTCTGTGCACGATGTCGCGTGGCTCCATATTGAAACAATGTTTGCTGTCGCCCAAAAACAGTGGGTTCACATTTATGATAACCAGGGAATTGAAATtcactgtttaaaaaatatgaacaaggTTACACGGCTCGAGTTTCTTCCTTACCATTTTCTTCTGGCAAGCGCCTCTGAAGAGGGATATCTTGCTTGGCTTGACGTATCCATTGGAAAAATGATATCGCGCTATAATACAAAACTTGGAAATTTGTCG GTAATGACGCAAAATCCTAGCAATGCTATTTTGTGCGTTGGACATGCAAAAGGCGTGGTCTCTATGTGGTCTCCAAATACAAGGGAGCCTGTGGCCAAAATGTTGTGTCACAAGCAAGCCATTGCGGCTTGTGCAGTTCACCCTCACGGCACTTATATGGCAACTAGCTGCCCAGATCGTAGTTTAAGAATTTGGGATGTACGCAAGTTATCAGGCCCTCTGCATACTCTGGTGTTACGCTCTGCAGCTCAGGAGTTGTCCTACAGCCAGAAAGGGTTGTTATCTGTTGCATCCGGCAATATAGTGGAAGTTTACAA AGACTGggttgaaaatggaaaaccaTATTTGCGCCATAAGAGTTCTTGGGGAATCACAGGGCAACAATTTTGCCCCTATGAAGATGTGTTGGGCATCGCAACAGCCAAAGGATTTCAATCTCTACTTGTTCCTGGGAGTGCCGAAGCCAATTTTGATGCTCTTGAGAGTAATCCATTCCAGACAAAGAGCCAACGCCGCGAGGCTGAAGTGAAAGCACTTCTGGACAAAATTCAACCTGAATTGATCACCCTTGAGCCATCCGCAGTTGCTGAGGTTGATCTTCCTACTATGAGAGACCAGTTCGAAGCAAAGAAGAAACTTCTG CACTTGAAACCGAAAAAGATTAACTTTGAGCCACGGAAGACAAAGGCTAAAGGAAAGGGTGGAACAGCCAAGATTGTCAAAACTAAGAAGATACTGAAAGATCTAAGTCGGCAG GAGACAATCAAGACGATGCACGAAGATCGAGCAGTTAGGTGCACAGCAAATAAGCTATTGCCAGGAAAAAGCCATGGAGTTCTGGACAGGTTTTTACCTAAAACAATGCAGAATACTAATTAA